In Arthrobacter sp. PAMC25284, a single genomic region encodes these proteins:
- a CDS encoding recombinase family protein — MLVGYMRVSKADGSQSTDLQRDALQAAGVGAGQLYEDKVSGKKDDRPELAACLKALRDNEDTLVVWKLDRLGRDLRHLVNIVHDLTERGIGLKVLTGQGAAIDTTTASGKLVFGIFAALAEFERELISERTLAGLASARARGRNGGRPYKMTPAKLRLAMASMGKPCTKVSDLCVELGISRQTLYRHVSPTGELRPDGDRLLSR, encoded by the coding sequence ATGCTGGTCGGATACATGCGCGTCTCGAAGGCCGACGGGTCCCAGAGCACGGACCTGCAGCGCGATGCGCTGCAGGCTGCCGGCGTCGGTGCGGGGCAGTTGTATGAGGACAAGGTCTCCGGGAAGAAGGATGATCGGCCGGAACTGGCTGCCTGCCTGAAGGCGTTGCGCGATAATGAGGACACCCTGGTGGTGTGGAAACTCGACCGGCTCGGCAGGGACCTGCGGCATCTGGTCAACATCGTCCACGACCTGACCGAACGCGGCATCGGATTGAAGGTCCTCACCGGCCAAGGCGCCGCAATCGACACCACCACCGCCTCCGGGAAGCTGGTCTTCGGGATCTTCGCCGCCCTCGCCGAGTTCGAACGCGAACTGATTTCCGAACGCACCCTCGCCGGCCTCGCCTCCGCCCGCGCCCGCGGACGCAACGGCGGTCGCCCCTACAAAATGACCCCGGCAAAGCTCCGTCTTGCCATGGCCTCGATGGGCAAGCCCTGCACCAAAGTCAGCGATCTTTGTGTCGAACTTGGCATCAGCCGCCAGACCCTTTACCGGCACGTCTCACCCACCGGGGAACTGCGACCCGACGGTGACAGACTCCTTTCACGGTAG
- a CDS encoding TrkA family potassium uptake protein, with protein MARNFFSSHSAAAGDKASSVVVIGLGRFGGSLALELEAQGTEVLGIDANEDIVQSFNGHLTHVVRADSTKEEVLRQLSVHEFDRAVVGIGSDIEASILTTSRILKFQRPQIWAKAISEPHAEILGQLGVEHVIRPEHDMGKRVAHLVLGSILDYVEFEDDFVMIRTTPPAGVRDRPLGVLGLRDKYGITIVAVKRPGGTWGHTTAQTVLYDDDQIIVQGSKSQAEKFSTLP; from the coding sequence TTGGCTAGGAACTTCTTCTCCTCCCACTCCGCTGCCGCTGGTGACAAGGCGTCCTCGGTGGTCGTCATTGGGCTGGGCCGTTTTGGCGGTTCGCTGGCCCTGGAACTGGAAGCGCAGGGCACCGAGGTGCTCGGCATCGACGCCAACGAAGACATCGTTCAGTCCTTCAACGGGCACCTCACCCACGTGGTCAGGGCCGATTCGACCAAGGAAGAGGTGCTGCGCCAGCTCTCCGTCCATGAATTCGACCGTGCGGTGGTCGGGATCGGCTCGGACATCGAAGCCAGCATCCTGACAACCTCCCGGATCCTGAAATTCCAGCGCCCCCAGATCTGGGCGAAAGCCATCAGCGAACCGCACGCCGAGATCCTTGGCCAACTCGGCGTCGAGCACGTCATCCGGCCCGAACACGACATGGGCAAGCGCGTCGCGCACCTCGTCCTTGGCTCTATCCTGGATTACGTGGAATTCGAAGACGACTTCGTGATGATCCGGACTACCCCGCCCGCCGGCGTCCGCGACCGGCCGCTGGGAGTGCTGGGCCTTCGTGACAAGTACGGAATAACCATCGTGGCCGTCAAACGTCCCGGCGGCACGTGGGGCCACACGACCGCTCAAACGGTGCTCTACGACGACGACCAAATCATCGTCCAAGGCAGCAAATCCCAGGCAGAAAAATTCAGCACCCTCCCCTGA
- a CDS encoding TerC family protein: MIVSPLIWGITIVVILGLLAFDYFFHIRKAHIPSLREAAVWSSIYVGLALVFGVIVWIFGGATMGGEYFAGYITEKALSVDNLFVFLVIMASFKVPREDQQKVLLFGIVFALIARTGFIFAGAALINTWSWMFYIFGIILLVTAGNLLKEEDSGGDDADNFIIRLAKRFLHTSEHYDGDKLFTVVNGKKALTPMLLVMVAIGGTDLLFALDSIPAIFGLTQNVFIVFTATAFSLMGLRQLYFLLDGLLDRLIYLSYGLAAILAFIGVKLVLHALHENNLPFINGGEHVPVVEISTGLSLTVIIGVLAVTVIGSLVSNSGKAQTVLNNARRHAESYLELEYTADMAERERVYNLLMDEEKAIAVMETKYRDKHPESEAILEQMAEAHRQHTEHLAR; this comes from the coding sequence ATGATTGTTTCACCCCTGATTTGGGGCATTACCATTGTGGTCATTCTGGGCCTCTTGGCGTTTGACTACTTTTTCCACATCCGCAAGGCGCACATCCCCTCCCTGCGTGAAGCAGCCGTCTGGTCCTCTATCTATGTAGGCCTGGCATTGGTCTTTGGTGTGATCGTGTGGATCTTCGGCGGGGCCACCATGGGCGGGGAGTACTTCGCGGGGTACATCACCGAAAAGGCCCTGAGCGTTGACAACCTCTTCGTCTTCCTGGTCATCATGGCCAGCTTCAAGGTTCCCCGCGAGGACCAGCAAAAGGTGCTCCTCTTCGGCATCGTCTTTGCCCTGATCGCCCGCACCGGCTTCATCTTCGCTGGCGCCGCCCTGATCAACACCTGGTCCTGGATGTTTTACATCTTCGGCATCATCTTGCTCGTCACGGCCGGAAATCTGCTCAAGGAGGAGGACAGCGGTGGCGACGACGCTGACAACTTCATCATCAGGCTCGCCAAGCGCTTCCTGCACACCTCCGAGCACTACGACGGCGACAAGCTGTTCACGGTCGTCAACGGCAAGAAGGCCCTGACGCCGATGTTGCTGGTCATGGTGGCCATTGGTGGCACCGACCTGCTGTTCGCCTTGGACTCGATCCCGGCCATCTTCGGCCTGACCCAGAACGTGTTCATCGTCTTCACGGCCACGGCGTTCTCCCTGATGGGCCTGCGCCAGCTGTACTTCCTGCTGGACGGCCTGCTGGACCGCTTGATCTACCTCTCCTATGGTCTTGCCGCGATCCTAGCCTTCATCGGCGTCAAGCTGGTCCTGCACGCCCTGCATGAGAACAACCTGCCGTTCATCAACGGCGGCGAGCACGTTCCGGTCGTAGAGATCTCCACGGGCCTGTCCCTGACGGTGATCATCGGCGTGCTGGCAGTCACCGTCATCGGCTCCCTGGTGAGCAATTCGGGCAAGGCCCAGACGGTGCTGAACAACGCCCGCCGCCATGCCGAGAGCTACCTGGAACTCGAATACACGGCCGATATGGCCGAGCGTGAGCGCGTGTACAACCTGCTCATGGACGAGGAAAAGGCCATCGCTGTCATGGAAACCAAATACCGCGACAAGCACCCAGAATCAGAAGCGATCCTGGAACAGATGGCCGAGGCACACCGCCAGCACACGGAGCATCTGGCCCGCTGA
- a CDS encoding thymidylate kinase: protein MLVILTGIDGSGKTTAARAMVTAALRDDKDAILLRNYAGRRRMSLVSARYGIQFPAQLADAVETLIRSVNVLISHTKTWKYPGLIIMDRHLHCQLALRQVRGLPRGRFLPFLLRKLPKPDLIIHLVIDPEEAHRRILARGTDVETLDDLNSFRTAYRSLPEYVHFTEVNSGGTPAEVLSKLRIAIANADSSRGTSLDRRKASSQGP, encoded by the coding sequence TTGCTGGTTATTTTGACAGGGATTGATGGTTCAGGAAAAACAACGGCCGCACGGGCGATGGTTACTGCCGCCCTACGGGATGACAAGGACGCGATCCTGCTCCGGAACTACGCGGGCCGGCGCCGGATGTCACTGGTGAGCGCACGGTACGGGATACAGTTCCCTGCACAGTTGGCTGATGCCGTGGAGACGTTGATCCGCAGTGTGAATGTGCTGATTTCCCATACCAAGACCTGGAAGTATCCGGGCCTGATCATCATGGACCGTCACCTGCACTGCCAGCTGGCGTTGCGCCAGGTACGGGGCCTTCCCCGGGGACGTTTCCTTCCCTTCCTCCTCAGGAAGCTTCCAAAACCCGACCTGATCATCCACCTCGTCATCGACCCTGAAGAGGCGCACCGCAGGATCTTGGCGCGCGGCACGGACGTGGAAACCCTCGATGACCTCAACTCATTCCGTACCGCTTACCGTTCGCTTCCCGAATACGTGCACTTCACCGAAGTGAACTCCGGTGGTACACCCGCCGAAGTGCTCTCCAAGCTACGCATCGCCATCGCCAACGCCGACAGCAGCCGAGGAACGTCCTTGGATCGAAGGAAAGCCTCCAGTCAAGGCCCATGA
- a CDS encoding TrkH family potassium uptake protein, which produces MHSVRAARTVLASFGHKVSTAGRGTSAALSKALSAFAPRHPAQVIVLGFAGAIAAGTGLLMLPVSKAGVGGATFLEAFFTATSSVCVTGLITVDTPVFWTGFGQVVILMLIQIGGFGVMSFGALLGVLMARRLGLKSRLSAAAETKSHGFGDVRRVLLGVLGISVTVETALAVILAARFMAGYGQSLGEAVWHGIFHSVSSFNNAGFALYSNNLMGFVADPWICLPIAAAVIIGGIGFPVLFELGRQYRRPVHWSMNTKLVLVGTATLLVGGTVFLTAVEWANPATLGGLHPAERVLAGFFQSVITRTAGFNSIDIAQMNPVSWLGMDILMFIGGGPAGTAGGLKITTFAVLFFILHTELQGGTAVNIFGKRLSRAVHRQAITVVLLALALVTGSTMFLMLITDFGQDQILFEVISAFATVGLSTGITAALPPEGQFVLILLMFVGRLGPVTLGAALALRERPILYEYPKERPLIG; this is translated from the coding sequence ATGCACTCTGTTCGCGCTGCCAGGACCGTTCTGGCTTCATTCGGGCACAAAGTCTCGACGGCAGGCAGAGGAACATCCGCGGCCCTGTCGAAGGCCCTTAGCGCGTTTGCCCCCCGCCATCCCGCCCAGGTCATCGTGTTGGGTTTCGCCGGCGCCATTGCTGCCGGGACCGGTCTCCTCATGCTCCCGGTGTCCAAAGCCGGCGTGGGCGGGGCAACTTTTCTCGAGGCGTTCTTCACGGCGACGTCGTCGGTGTGCGTGACCGGACTGATCACAGTCGATACCCCAGTGTTTTGGACCGGATTCGGTCAGGTCGTCATCCTGATGTTGATCCAGATCGGCGGCTTCGGCGTGATGTCTTTCGGGGCGCTGCTGGGCGTTCTCATGGCCCGCAGACTGGGACTGAAGTCCCGGCTTTCGGCGGCCGCGGAGACCAAAAGCCATGGCTTCGGCGACGTCCGCCGCGTCCTGCTCGGAGTCCTGGGTATCAGCGTCACCGTAGAAACAGCCTTGGCCGTGATCCTTGCGGCCCGTTTCATGGCCGGGTACGGCCAATCCCTGGGGGAAGCCGTCTGGCACGGCATCTTCCACTCGGTTTCCTCCTTCAACAACGCCGGATTCGCCCTGTATTCGAACAACCTGATGGGGTTCGTCGCTGACCCCTGGATCTGCCTGCCGATCGCCGCGGCGGTCATCATCGGCGGAATCGGATTCCCGGTGCTCTTCGAACTGGGCCGGCAATACCGGCGGCCCGTTCACTGGAGCATGAACACGAAACTCGTCCTCGTCGGCACCGCCACCCTCTTAGTTGGCGGCACCGTGTTCCTCACCGCCGTCGAATGGGCGAACCCGGCAACCCTGGGCGGACTCCATCCCGCCGAGCGGGTGCTCGCCGGCTTCTTCCAGTCCGTCATTACCCGAACCGCGGGCTTCAACAGCATCGACATCGCCCAGATGAATCCGGTGTCCTGGCTTGGCATGGACATCCTGATGTTTATTGGCGGCGGCCCGGCCGGAACTGCCGGCGGCTTGAAAATCACGACTTTCGCCGTATTGTTCTTTATCCTTCACACCGAACTTCAGGGGGGAACGGCCGTGAATATTTTCGGCAAGCGGCTGTCCCGCGCGGTGCACCGCCAGGCCATCACCGTGGTGCTCCTGGCCCTCGCCCTCGTCACAGGCTCAACAATGTTCCTGATGCTGATCACCGACTTCGGGCAGGACCAGATCCTGTTCGAAGTCATTTCAGCGTTCGCCACGGTCGGGCTGTCCACCGGCATCACCGCCGCCCTCCCGCCCGAAGGACAATTCGTCCTGATCCTGCTGATGTTCGTCGGCAGGCTGGGCCCGGTCACGCTCGGCGCGGCCCTGGCCCTGCGCGAACGGCCCATACTCTACGAATACCCCAAGGAAAGGCCCCTCATTGGCTAG
- a CDS encoding TIGR02391 family protein: protein MTESEIVSVSLDELALAVLADAVRTSTWDWRNWMLGMRETRELRSGSPGDAALAEAWQWLHSKVLVAKDPGQTSPHAVMVTRRGHEALEIGLPYLRAVERLDVDLTPELEYQARPQFLRGDFDIAAFAAMKEVEVAVRRTAGLPDDKLGVDLMNQAFREGGPLWRNSLHRGESIAQMNLFAGAIGLFKNPSSHRRVSYDDATLAAEVILLADLLLRVLKRIEPGSE from the coding sequence ATGACGGAATCGGAGATAGTATCTGTCTCCCTCGATGAGCTCGCGTTGGCAGTCTTAGCAGATGCCGTTCGCACCAGTACCTGGGACTGGCGCAACTGGATGCTTGGCATGCGTGAAACTAGGGAGTTGCGTAGCGGCTCACCAGGAGATGCAGCCCTGGCCGAAGCGTGGCAGTGGCTTCATTCAAAGGTTCTTGTTGCTAAGGACCCCGGTCAGACCAGCCCACATGCAGTCATGGTCACGCGCCGCGGACATGAGGCGCTTGAGATCGGCCTGCCATATCTGCGAGCAGTGGAACGGCTCGACGTGGACCTGACGCCTGAGCTGGAATATCAGGCGCGCCCTCAGTTCCTACGCGGCGATTTCGATATAGCGGCCTTCGCGGCGATGAAAGAAGTAGAAGTTGCTGTCCGGCGCACCGCAGGACTACCCGACGACAAGCTAGGTGTCGATCTCATGAACCAAGCTTTCCGCGAGGGTGGACCACTCTGGCGAAATTCACTCCACAGGGGTGAATCAATAGCTCAAATGAACCTTTTTGCCGGCGCGATTGGGCTTTTCAAGAATCCTTCTAGCCACCGGCGTGTGAGCTATGACGACGCTACTCTGGCTGCCGAAGTAATCCTCTTGGCAGATCTACTGCTTCGAGTCCTAAAGCGAATCGAACCTGGTTCTGAGTAA